One segment of Candidatus Neomarinimicrobiota bacterium DNA contains the following:
- a CDS encoding spore maturation protein: MFLGIINGVSAIAIPLLILAIVGHGWYKKVKVYEVFTEGAKEGFTVAVRIIPFLVAILVAIGAFRSSGALDLLTSLLAPLTSWIGMPGEVIPMALMRPLSGSGAMGIVSELINTYGADSMIARMAAVMEGSTETTFFILAVYFGSVGVKKTRHALPAALTADLAGIIAAVVVTQVVFG; this comes from the coding sequence ATGTTTTTAGGAATAATAAACGGCGTATCTGCCATAGCCATCCCACTACTCATCCTGGCAATTGTTGGTCATGGCTGGTACAAAAAAGTTAAAGTTTATGAAGTATTTACCGAAGGAGCCAAAGAAGGCTTCACCGTGGCAGTGAGAATTATTCCATTTCTCGTTGCAATTCTGGTTGCCATCGGCGCATTTAGATCCTCTGGGGCACTTGATCTCCTGACCAGTTTGTTGGCTCCATTGACCTCCTGGATTGGTATGCCCGGCGAGGTGATCCCCATGGCGCTCATGAGACCGCTCAGCGGGAGTGGTGCAATGGGTATTGTTTCTGAATTAATCAACACCTATGGTGCGGATTCGATGATCGCCCGCATGGCAGCTGTCATGGAGGGGTCAACCGAGACAACTTTTTTTATATTGGCAGTCTATTTTGGTTCCGTGGGAGTGAAAAAAACACGGCACGCACTACCGGCGGCACTCACTGCTGATCTGGCTGGTATCATAGCTGCTGTTGTTGTGACTCAGGTAGTTTTTGGATAA